The Aphidius gifuensis isolate YNYX2018 linkage group LG2, ASM1490517v1, whole genome shotgun sequence DNA window tttattcttttatggTCTTTGGTACTTTTATTTCTGATTGTCGTTAACTTTTGAACGATTTCGTAATACCATCACAGCTCGTTTCGTCGCATTAACTTATCATTATACTTGATGAgtcatttaattatcaaaatatatttcaagtacTATTAATAATCCAATCAATATAATCgcggttattttatttatttcaacaaaaaaaaagccaaataaACACTTGttgtgtaataaatttatatacaattatgttaattgtcaattaatatttaagaataatcaattttcttgtttaataattaatttacttgaataaataatgagtattttaaaatatatattttatcaaattagcTACGATAAcctgttaaattttcatttatcaaaccgtcgaataattaaaaaataatttatcaaaattggttagctaaaaattaatttgttgctttttttttcttattaatttttcaagtaaaaaaattgattattattatttttttgaagtacAAATTTTACGCATAAAAAAACCAGGTGTTACGTTTTTCGATGTGATATgggtatatgtatatacctGAGAATGGCGCATGGCAGCCGGCTTATTTATCTTAGCCAGCTGCGTGACAAAAATTCACTGCATTGATGTGAGTAAATGTGCAACTGGGTCTGTCTATTTTTTAACactcatatatataatatacataaagttttaaataaaatatagagcattgattaaaaataaaatttaaaaaaaaataaaaccacatTTCGTTGAATTGATCATGaatttgcaataaataaaaatatttttttttatcaattaaattaaaattgtgtaatcaataaaaataaaattaatttttcaaggacataatattgaaaataacaatattggTTATATCTTTAGTAAATTATACATGACGGAAATACgtttgagttttattttttaaatttttttatgggaAAGGGTACTTCCGATTGTGATCCAAAGGATTCACCCCtcaatctgtttttttttttttcttcatgatCCCTTTACTCATActctaattttatttcttagaTCCTTCGAGGCTGGTTTAACACATTGAATTTAACGACCACTCATTGTCTATCcaacgacttttttttttttttttattcttttttttttttcccttttatcaactttctttatattctttaaactttttctttattcatacAAGTACCGTGTGTGTAATACGTATATACACTTTTAACTTGATccctctttctctctttttatttttccttctCTATATTTATACAACAACTAAAgccatataaaattttattcaacttcTTGaggggattttttttttttaaatatttttcacaaaacaaacataattatGTACATTGTACATACTCCGTAATAAAACTCACCGCACAGATTACTTTacaatgtaatatttttttaaatattgaattgatgaacaaaaatatccataataaaaaaaaaaattaatttaacaatctgttttataattttactttatgCACAAGATGACCAcgtcatattaatttatatttttttagcaataaatTATGCTCGACCCAcgatgagaatttttttttgaggataATTAAAGCCTATCTCTATTTGCCTGATGAATTTCATCAATGACGATTGTccctttttataataaaaaataacgagaGAGAATAGAAAACACaaaaaccatttaaaaaaatttttaatctaaaaaaaatgtttaatagttttataaattaattgattattattttttaatttgttacaGAAAGAGAACGAAATGGGACCACCCGGCTTTCAACGTAAGTATTAACATCAtcataactattattattatcattattattatattttatttatttatttattatttttaaaactaatttatatacttttttttcttcacttttaatttaaaacaatttcattTCATTATACACTGCACCTATAAAATTGTAActctttgttatttttatgaaaaaaaaaaaaaaaaaaatatatataatttcttaGTATACAACCAATTGTCGTAAATTAGGTACCGTTTGGTACTTTAGCACGGTTTATAGATGATGATTCGTGCTCACGCGGCAATTTCCTGAGGCGGGTCGGTTTCAACTCCCTGGTATACATAATATGCTTTATCGAACCGTGGAATTAATGACCCGTCGACGCTGTAGGCCAGGACACGTCTATCTTTTCCTCTGCAGTTACACACTATATTCATATACATTAATAAACTCGAACACATGAATATAATATACCACTGCAatcatcattttatcattctataatctttttatttttttgatgctaTCATCATCttgttgtttgtatttttattattttttttcttcccttATTTTAAAATCCACCCTTTATAATGAAGCATACAAGTTATCCCCTACACTTTacttacttttttaataatcgacGAGAGTTGAGTTGACCTGAATAACTAGGGTGAAAACTTTTTTGatgattgtgaaaaaaaaactcggaCGACATATCCCTTTAATATACgataatttatagtttttttttattttaaattttttctatattttgatggttttatattcaatctaacttttataatatttgtttgatattttatttatttttttttgtttaaaaagaaaaaaaaataactgagattttcatctttaattaaaattttctttgtatttaaattattattatttttgaatgaagaaaatttgttatattttaattttttttaaagggtttattgtttgtttgtttttggTTTTCactttgttgttttattttgaattaattaaaagtataaaatttaattatcctTGATAAAAGTCAATAAATAGATTATCACCACACTACGATTTGTCAGGAGATTGGCTTTGTCTGTAACAAGTTGAATTTCAACCCTCTTTATTTCTCTGAAGTGAATTTAGGCAATTGGGATTACAGGGATACGCCATCTAGTTTTAGAATGATGAGATAACTTTTCatctcaaaatatatataacaaagtCACTAAATTACACATCAGCATGTGCACCAAACATAGACacataaatattgttttataaaccAATTGTCTATGGAATTATTGAGgggttgaaaaattaaatagtagcAAATGTTATCATCAATTTACGCTCATGTTTTTCCCCTTACAaactattataatatttacatcAACCAATTCACCCAGgtttatttcaaaatactgaatatttaaaaagttaaaaaaaccattaaacaaatgacaaatcatgaataatcaaatatatataattttatgtcttctattgtcatttatatcttttgaaaaataaaaaaataaaaaccctcTCTCAACCACAAGAAAACGCAATCATTTTTCGTGCGCTCACTGCGAAATTGCATCAGCAAATATCTACCTTTCCTTTTTCCATGCAGAAACGTTGTGAAGATAgaggtaaaaattattacccaAGCTCGTTGGTTCGTATAGATACACAAGAAacgtatacatatataaaagcaTGAAAAATaagtacataaaaaataaataaagaaaaaaaaacagtggacaaaaagaagaagaagaagaagaaggtatataaaaaggtattaaaaaaaaaaaaaaaaaatagcagtATGAAGTGTAtacagaaaaaagaaaataaatttgaaaaaaaaaaattgtttgagtTGGATGGAAACAAGGGAGAATGAGACGGAGCAATATTGTGATGGTCTTGGTGGCACCAAAAGAGGACCAAAGAGAGGGAAGTATTTTGCTCCAGTCTTCATGCACAcacaaacatatatatttaatatgtaCACATAGTTATATACTTATGCACTACATATAAAATACACTTGGAAGTTTCCTGAAGTTATTCACAAGGAGTATAAACTCCTTGGCTGAGAATTCACTCGTTAATGGCTCAAGAAAAGTTACAATATAGTATAtagtcattttaaatatatatatatatacatttgagATATGTTCACCTAAAGCAACTTGCTATAAGTTTAAGTAGTAGTCATTGCTTTCAGCATATTTCGTCAGGTGTATgcaatatgtaaatttaataacttacaatattcaattgtcacgtaataaaaaataaaaaaaagtactttattaataaaaaacaaaaaaatcaatcaattgattatgaaaaatttcaaatataaatatatattttgttattgtagAAAGTAAAATGGATAAAAGAGAGGGGAGGTCACAAACAagagctttaaaaaaaaataagaatgcTGCTTAAAAAGATAAACATCATACTGACAGAATCATAATAAACTGGTAATCGTTAAATGAAGAAACAagatatatacatgtatatgggAAAACGTGGCGCTTAGTAATAACACTCACAAGTTTGATGGTGATAGTCAGACAGTGGTAAAAGGGGAATGAAAATGAACACCACGAGAATAGGGGATGAAACACACACAGTCAGTGTTCAGGGTAGATATCGATTGCAAAGGTTTCTGGTTTGCAATGTTGGCTATGGATGATAGAGAGACGCAGAgagaaaggaaaaaatattgtaaagaGAATGTTAATGCAAGAGAAACAAAGATAGAATTTCGATGAAAGTTTTTGAGGGTATAAAGAGATTGAAGACAAAGTTGGTAAAATACGCGTGGAGTTTCTCTCTTCTTCTTATTCCACTTCACTATCATGGATGTCATCCACGGTATTTGGCGTTTCGAACAAATACTAAACGGTTCAAGTCGACTGGTCGTTGTATTCCTCACTGAAACTAAAATCTACCCTTACCTTCTAACATTCTCTTCACGACCATGTTGCTGATGCTTGTGCTATTTTGCCCTTCtgcaacagaaaaaaataaaaagacataCTTGTAAGTCCTTTGTCCTGAttcgatacttttttttcaattagatTCACTTCACTAAatcagacatttttttttttatttaatcctCAAGtttatttcaagtaaataaattaattaacatattatatttatgaaaataatcttTAGatatgttgattaaaaaaataaaaatgtcaacttTAAATGCAAGACAACAAATGGttaatgtgtatatatatttataaaataaaagtgagGATAACTCGTAATGCAAGATTGTCTGCCGGAAGCCAAGAAGCTCGTTACACGCGTTCACGTCGCCGAAGGTTTGACCacatgtgtgtatatataaatataaacagaATCTTGAGTCCTGTTACCTGTCCAGACTCTCCATATTGTATAAAaccatatatacatattacatatgaaaaaaaaaggatgtgTAAAATTGTGCGAGAACTAGTTTTCAATGTAGAAACATTAAACTTAAACTCCACATGTTTATGGTCTCTTTATTCAGTgttttatcgataaaaataaGTCAATGATTAGCTCTcagttatttatattgtacatttatattatttatttttttttttattatacccttgcttttatttatttatacatatatgtatatatatttttttttgttttccattAATTTGCATTCGGTGGATACAAGGtacattaattttcattcaagaGATTATCTCTAATCCAGACACCTCTATCCTAttctcttgtttttttattttcttctatcTCATTCTCTCGTTGAGAAATGATCAACTGGGCTTGAAATGTGAAGAGCACTCTGTGTCGACAGAGTCGATGAATTTTACGATTAGCTTCAAAGATCTTGCTTGGCTTTTAACGATTTACCCTCTCAACattatcatttcatttttttttatttttattttttatattcacctatatatataaatacaagtcaacattttttcatttgtgatTCTTATCAGCTCtcatataaaatgaataatccaTTTTTGTGTCTCATCcaaacacaaatatataataatactttGTATCAAAAATCAAGCTTGactattaaattcaaaaatcagagaaaattatttacatcaatgataattatgtataatgcaaatatgtttgtttatttatatatttatcattgttgttAGAGTATAGAATATAGTATATTTGACAGTTGTGATTTTATGGCTTGTGACAAGTGGATGAGAGGCCACAACGACACTGGAGTAGGTAAACTCGTGCATTAAATTGCATACAAATGTGTCACTTGTATTATAATATacaatgacaaaataaatgtgtgtaaatgtatatatatttgtaaataacgCACAGCAGTATAGTTgagtttataatatatatgtatatagagaaaaagagagggataaaaaaatgaaacaaaaagaGTCAAGTTGGAGAGTCAGGTAGCGAGTAGAACCTTTGGATGCTTTGGTATTGTAGACGGGGTAGGACATGAACAACACACGGAGGCACAACAGAGGTCGATGCCCGCTGTCCTCTTTGCTTCTACACATATTTTACCCACACACAAAATAtcttgtatacatatataatatatgaacATTTACACCAGCTCAACAACACTCACAATGTTTTGTCGTCCTTTCAGCAATTTCTTGtaaatcattgttattttttttttaattttcatttttacgatttatttttttaagtcataAGCACTCGCTGTCACTTAATTactttctaatttttaatttaattaattttaatacttgtcAATACAATTAATGTatgtaatgaatatttttttattaattgttttttttattttcttttgcaCTTGATATTGTTACAGTGATTTGGCACATGACCTGAGTCTCTCAGAAGACAGTGACGATGAAATTGCTAAAGTGAGTTtaacacaaattaatttttttctatttttatatttaataaatgttaatttgttttaaaaatgtatgattattaaattattatctttttttttttcaaaatgattttacAGAGCACAACGACGACAGCATTAACGACAACGACAGCCTCGACAAATTCCAGACTAATGAAAAATAGAAGTCCAGACTTGTCTGTCGAGTGAgttgattttttgatttaaacttttaatgatgattattaaatatatatatatatatatggattataaattttttttgttatttatttatttacagtttAAATACACCGTTGATACCTGCCATGACACCAGCACCACCCCCATTGGCACCAATGTCACCAATGGGAATGTCACCTCTGGGTCCAATGACATCCCCTAGAGCTTTAAGTCCTCCAAAAAAATCTTCCACTGAATTAACACTTTTATCACCATTAAGACCAAGTCCagtacataaaattttatcaccaAATCcagttattaataaacaaacacgACCACCAAGTCCACCTGGTAAAGCACCAACAAGTTCTGGAAGTGCAAGTTCAAGTTCTGATTCTGGTTCTGATTCTGGTACAGATAGTAGTGATGATTCAGAAGAtgataatcaacaaataacaataaaaggaccaacaacaccaccatCATTATCACCAAAAGTACCAATTGAAGAACCACCACCAGCTGAAGAATCAAAACCACGTTGGAATTtaagtagtttttttaataaaaattcagtaCAAAATGAACAATCAAGCGAAATTAAAACAACACAAAATAATAGtactaataatataaataataatataaataataatataaataatataaataataatattaataatattaataatcgtGGTAGTTCAACTAGTGATgtatctttaaataataatacaagaacTAAAAGAGATATTGATCGTGAATGGTCAAATAATGAAGATGATACAAGTCCaactaaaataacaaatttaagtGATAGTGATAATCATGAAACAgataatgaaaagaaaaaatctaaTGAATCTAAAATAAAAGGACAAGATAAACCAAAACCACCAGATGCACGTAAACGTGGTAGACCACGTAAATCAGTTAAAGATTCAGCAAAAAGTCCAAGAAGTCATAGAACAAATCAGGATGATACTAAAACTAATTCAAAAATTAGACAAAGAAGTGCATcaaattcaaaaaagaaacaacCAATATCAAAAGCAACAATTGACTCCAGTGATGATGACAGTGATGccaggtaaatattttatcatttaaattataaaaaatatttttacaatttttatgcCCCAAATTAATatctcaattaaaaataaatttgcaaagCTTGATTAGACTTAGTGTTATTAGACTTTGCAGATATaaatagaaatgaaaattattatagaatttattaaaatgaagaCAATGCTCTTATCTTgcagtataaatttttagtcacataaatatattatatataaattttgactagaatagaatattaatttttaaaatgtgacaattataaaatctattattaatgatcatttttaagcagttatttatatcatcaagATTGTCTCAAGATAACTCGTAATCAATtgccatttatttttaaatataaaatttcataattaataaaaaaaaaaggcctcagtatatatacatgtataataaatattacagcAAGTATTACAAGCATTTtatgttgttgaaaaaaaaataataattataatgaaaattaccagTTTGACTGCATTAataacattgataaattaactaTTACTAATGCAAATTAGTTTTAactaaagttttttatttatttatttttttttttgtttttccctTGGGTGGTTAACGGTAtcagttgattatttattgatttacaaattaccataaatttatacaaataaatagttaaacaTTGTCATacatttataatcaatatcaattgGTTTTATAAATCCCAATTTCCCCAAAGTAAACACAATTCAGATTGATCagctaatattattataaaatataaattattcgattaaaaaaaaaaaaaaaaaattaacataaataaattttatattatcaacagAATACGTGATAGATCAAGTGACTCTGAAGCTGATAGAAGAGTATCACCATTACCAGTTACATCAGGCAAAAGAAGACCATTATTAAGTGTATCATCAAGTGATGAAGATAGACcatcaataaaacaaaatgacagTGATGATGATTCACGTTGGCGAAAAATTCGAAAACGTTCAAAACAACCAGAATCAccaaagaaagaaaataagaaaaaaagtcCAACAAAAGTTAAACAAAGAAGACCAAGATCACGTGTTACAAATACATCAGGTTGTCCAAGTGATTCTGGTAGTGAATCTGATTCAACAATAAGAAATAATAGAATACAAGTTGCAAGAGTACCACCAAGACCACGTGCACCATTAACACGTGCAACATCACCAGATAATACAGATAGTGATAATAGTCCAGTACCAAAATTACAAGAAGAAGATAGTGGTAATGTAcaagataaaaagaaaaatgatacaATTAGAAAAGTATTTTCTAGTAAAGGTGGTAAAGGTGGTGGTAAAGGTGGCAAAGGTGGTAAAGGTGGTGGTAAATGTGGTATATATGTTGAAGAGTATACAGCATCAGTTAAAACACCAACTGGTAATGAAAGTCCATATAAAAGACCATCATCACAAGCATCATTAACACAAAATTTTCCATCATTAACATATGTCAATGGTATACCAAGTTTAGTATGTAAACTTGATTTAAGTAAAATATCACATATACCACAAGCATCAAGAGGACAAGAATTACGAAGACGTACTGAATTACCAGATACAagacaacaacagcaacagcagcagcaacaacaacaacaagctaTTAGtactattaaaaatgaaaataatattgtaacgACAATACCAGAAGATGGTGAAATTATTGATACACCAAATCAACAATCATTATATCGTTCatcaaatagtaataataataataatgttgttgttgataataatagtaaatcaaaaagaacaaataaaagtgataatattattgaaacaaaaGATCGTGCTATTGCAAGTGGTAGTGGTACAAATACAAGTGGTAGAAATTCAAGTTTAGGTGGTGCTAGTGGTAGTGgtaatagttttaataataattcaaataatacaaGTATTATTAAACGTAAACGTAATCCAAGTTGTAGTTCATTAACAAGTTTAAATACTTGTCAATCAGAgactaaaattaaaacaagtaGTGAAcacaaagaaaagaaaaagaaaaaacgtaaacatgctgatgatgattcaGTATCACCAAGGCCTTCCTCAAGACAGAATGACACACAACCAACAAATCACGAGCGGGATGATAAGTCTGATATTAATTTACTGCCACCACCGGCAGTACCACCTCAGCGTCTTTACTATTCTTACTTTCATCATCGTAATGAACAAATGGAAGATCAGAAtgggtaaataataataatcatttaaaaaaaaaatctataataaCATTGTTAGtttgtgataaaataataatatttttttattttttgtttgtattataATTAGGGACCAGAATCAGTACCTGGGTGAAGCACAACGTTTAAAACACAGTGCAGATGAAGAGAAAGAATTAACAGCACAAGGCATGTTGTACTTGGAGGCAGTAATGTACTTTGTACTTACTGGTCACGCAATGGAATCTGATCCATTGACTGAAAGAGCCTCTTTTACAATGTACCGTGATACACTCAAGCTCATCAagtaagttttaaaatatatataaaatttattatccatttttgttgaagaaaaagtcaaataaataaaatttaattaatttttttttttaactttagatatatttcatcaaaattcaAGAGTCAACAGATGGATGGACCAGAAAGtcgtattaataatattcttgCTGTTTTAaggtaaacaaaaaataaatgaaaattgtgatgagaaattttaattattattacaataaataataataataaaatttaaattgttacaGTTTATGGTGTCAATCACTTATTCATATGAAACTCTTTAAAATGAGAAAACGTGAAGTTAATGATTGTCAAAGAATACTAGCTGATTATCACCAAAAagtaagtatttttatttgatgttaatattgagctatttaaattacttgtaataaaaataatctaataaattatttttttaaaacagtaTTCTTTAGCAACAAGAGTACAATCAGTTCATGAGGGACAAGGAACACCCTCATTATCACCAACACCATCACCAGCTGGTTCAGTTGGTTCAGTTGGTAGTCAAAGTTCTGGTTACAATAGTGGTGAATTAGCAAATCGTGGTGTTGTTACAGAGTCACATCCACCAGTACCAGAATGCGTTAGTGTACCAAAAGAAGTTCATGAAGCCATGCAATTTCAAAATCATCATTGtactttattaatatattgccATGAATTGTGGGACCAGGCACTTGCTCTCGTGACTGATCAATATCGaggtaaagaaaataaaaaaaaacaaaaaaacaactttctattttaaaaatttaaatttcttaaaaaaaatactgtaaatatttttttgtcactatatttaaacttttcttctatattttgtgaaaacttttttttataattaaatgtttaaagttttaaaaaagttttattaaataataatataaaactttttctttttttcgttttacattattcattgataatttatttttagatttctTCATTGAATTGGATGAACAACTTGGTCCATTGACGTTAAAGAGTTCGTTACGCGATCTCGTGCGTTACGTGCAAGCAGGCATTAAAAAACTTCGTGCCCTCTGACCTCAGTGGCATAGTCCCAGACCACCAACACCCAACTACGTAACATCGCTTCCTCACACAATGGCAACGTATCCAACAATGTTAACATAGCcattgtttagaaaaaaaaaagcaaattttttttttcttttttacaaaagcaatataattgtttttttatacgtaTTACATCACAAGTGTTGGCgaatgataattatcaatagcagggacaaaattaaagttttttaaaaataaataaaaaccacaATGCATCATCATCTGGTCTTTTTGTATGTatcagatttttaaaaatacaaaatatatatatacaaaaaaaaaacaacacgtCGTAGTCAATATAAATTACTCGCGTTCAggtgtttatttattctctgataaaaaacaaaaaaaaaatactaaaaataaatttataaaatattaatcaagcACATGTTACTTAGAGtgcgatatatatattatatatataaaaaaaaattacctgaaGACTGCGATTGTGTAGGaacaaaat harbors:
- the LOC122848620 gene encoding AF4/FMR2 family member lilli isoform X2, with protein sequence MDLIYDALFSNVVIDSVDRDRLRERERQARAAMSVQAETVAGVLPDMDRHGHNNHAHHHVNSHPSAASSLFDAPIRVNPDAQDRTAQQVHAKLGNYSLVKHLLEDEPKRLFGIEGVPASPAPSTSSSSSSSTTRLTASTNNSRISSSSSSSSQEFKKPGCNGPRTSTLSSNASSHTSQRGGFIKPADGKPPYGGRGGYPGQPVKHGGNSNDHRSHGILPAKGPPSSSSSSSTTSSSTTTTSSSSIISGNKGGSSLSGNNNNGPASSGSCPPSTTNIQNSSRRLIRIPLEPINPAEITDVDVILKEMTSIVTPITAIAQTPRTEPESKFIFNDDLAKLEVPAPIEPIKSSQRERNGTTRLSTDLAHDLSLSEDSDDEIAKSTTTTALTTTTASTNSRLMKNRSPDLSVDLNTPLIPAMTPAPPPLAPMSPMGMSPLGPMTSPRALSPPKKSSTELTLLSPLRPSPVHKILSPNPVINKQTRPPSPPGKAPTSSGSASSSSDSGSDSGTDSSDDSEDDNQQITIKGPTTPPSLSPKVPIEEPPPAEESKPRWNLSSFFNKNSVQNEQSSEIKTTQNNSTNNINNNINNNINNINNNINNINNRGSSTSDVSLNNNTRTKRDIDREWSNNEDDTSPTKITNLSDSDNHETDNEKKKSNESKIKGQDKPKPPDARKRGRPRKSVKDSAKSPRSHRTNQDDTKTNSKIRQRSASNSKKKQPISKATIDSSDDDSDARIRDRSSDSEADRRVSPLPVTSGKRRPLLSVSSSDEDRPSIKQNDSDDDSRWRKIRKRSKQPESPKKENKKKSPTKVKQRRPRSRVTNTSGCPSDSGSESDSTIRNNRIQVARVPPRPRAPLTRATSPDNTDSDNSPVPKLQEEDSGNVQDKKKNDTIRKVFSSKGGKGGGKGGKGGKGGGKCGIYVEEYTASVKTPTGNESPYKRPSSQASLTQNFPSLTYVNGIPSLVCKLDLSKISHIPQASRGQELRRRTELPDTRQQQQQQQQQQQQAISTIKNENNIVTTIPEDGEIIDTPNQQSLYRSSNSNNNNNVVVDNNSKSKRTNKSDNIIETKDRAIASGSGTNTSGRNSSLGGASGSGNSFNNNSNNTSIIKRKRNPSCSSLTSLNTCQSETKIKTSSEHKEKKKKKRKHADDDSVSPRPSSRQNDTQPTNHERDDKSDINLLPPPAVPPQRLYYSYFHHRNEQMEDQNGDQNQYLGEAQRLKHSADEEKELTAQGMLYLEAVMYFVLTGHAMESDPLTERASFTMYRDTLKLIKYISSKFKSQQMDGPESRINNILAVLSLWCQSLIHMKLFKMRKREVNDCQRILADYHQKYSLATRVQSVHEGQGTPSLSPTPSPAGSVGSVGSQSSGYNSGELANRGVVTESHPPVPECVSVPKEVHEAMQFQNHHCTLLIYCHELWDQALALVTDQYRDFFIELDEQLGPLTLKSSLRDLVRYVQAGIKKLRAL